From the genome of Halomonas sp. MCCC 1A13316, one region includes:
- the gloA gene encoding lactoylglutathione lyase: protein MQYLHTMVRVSDLDASLRFYCDLLGLVEVRRKENEKGRFTLVFLAATEDAPRSERLKAPELELTWNWDPEEYSGGRSFGHLAYRVDDIYALCERLQAAGVTINRPPRDGHMAFVRSPDGISIELLQKGEPLPAREPWASMENTGSW from the coding sequence ATGCAGTATCTGCACACCATGGTGCGCGTCAGCGATCTGGACGCATCGCTGCGCTTCTATTGCGATCTGCTGGGGCTGGTGGAGGTTCGCCGCAAGGAGAACGAGAAGGGCCGCTTTACCCTGGTCTTCCTGGCCGCGACAGAGGACGCGCCGCGCTCCGAGCGACTCAAGGCGCCCGAGCTCGAGCTGACCTGGAACTGGGATCCGGAGGAGTACAGCGGCGGACGCAGCTTCGGACACCTGGCCTATCGCGTCGACGATATCTATGCGCTATGCGAGCGCCTGCAGGCGGCTGGGGTGACCATTAACCGGCCGCCACGCGACGGCCATATGGCTTTCGTACGCAGCCCCGATGGCATATCCATCGAGCTGCTGCAGAAAGGGGAGCCGTTGCCGGCCCGGGAGCCTTGGGCCTCGATGGAAAATACCGGCTCTTGGTAG
- a CDS encoding DNA polymerase III subunit chi, giving the protein MTQVDFYILPDTTLEARLDFACRLAETIAGKGFRLHLHVEDEAMATDLDERLWTFRPDAYLPHALLGSDMADSVAVTIGWQQPPEPSPEAPMALLNLDPGIPEWFSRFERVAEIINQHQHVLVAKRECWQTYKQRGYPVKAHQLRG; this is encoded by the coding sequence ATGACCCAAGTCGATTTTTACATCCTCCCGGATACTACCCTCGAGGCACGGCTCGATTTCGCCTGCCGGCTGGCCGAGACCATCGCCGGCAAGGGGTTCCGGCTGCACCTGCACGTCGAAGATGAGGCCATGGCTACCGATCTCGACGAGCGGCTGTGGACCTTCCGCCCCGACGCCTACCTGCCCCACGCCCTGCTCGGTAGCGATATGGCCGACAGTGTGGCGGTGACCATCGGCTGGCAGCAGCCTCCCGAGCCGAGCCCGGAAGCGCCCATGGCGCTGCTCAACCTCGATCCGGGCATTCCCGAGTGGTTCTCGCGCTTCGAGCGCGTCGCCGAGATCATCAACCAGCACCAACATGTGCTCGTCGCCAAGCGCGAATGCTGGCAGACCTACAAGCAGCGCGGTTATCCCGTCAAAGCACATCAGCTGCGCGGCTGA
- a CDS encoding valine--tRNA ligase: protein MDKTYQPEQIESRWYERWEADGRFAPSGKGEPYSIMIPPPNVTGSLHMGHAFQDTIMDTLIRWKRMQGNNTLWQVGTDHAGIATQMLVERKVATEEGKTRHDLGREAFIDKVWEWKHESGGHITRQLRRMGASVDWSRERFTMDDGFYKAVQEVFVRLYEEALIYRGKRLVNWDPTLHTAISDLEVENRDQQGQFWHFRYPLADGVKTDAGLDYLVVATTRPETLLGDTGVAVNPDDARYASLIGKFVELPLVGRRIPIVADEHADMEKGSGCVKITPAHDFNDYEVGRRQGLPLINVFTQDAAILPKAEAFDIQGRPLPEIDPSLPEAYAGLDRFEARKQIVADMEAAGLLEQIETVNNTLPYGDRSGDVIEPLLTDQWFVAVESLAKPAIEAVENGDIQFVPKNYENMYFSWMRDLQDWCISRQLWWGHRIPAWYDSEGNVYVARSEAEAREKHGLAADVPLTQDEDVLDTWFSSGLWTFGTLGWPEKTPELATFHPSSVLVTGFDIIFFWVARMIMLTLKFMDEVPFKTVYVHGLVRDGQGQKMSKSKGNVLDPIDLIDGIQLDTLLEKRTGNMMQPQKAKAIAKATRDEFPEGIEPHGTDALRFTFLSQATTGRDIKFDMGRLDGYRNFCNKLWNASRYVLMNAEGEDCGASLEGQGGDVELSLADRWIVSRLQQTEAQVTKAMEEYRFDHASQALYEFVWNEYCDWYLELSKPVLWDDNASPAAKRGTRRTLVRVLEAILRLAHPMMPFISEEIWQRVAPLAGKAAAEGSASIMNQPWPQPEHDKIDEQATRDIEWLKGVIVAVRNIRAEMNIAPGKPLEVLLTKGSDTDRERLEANRPFLAKLAKLESATWLDDPSEAPLSATQLVGDMEVLVPMADLIDKEAELARLAKEIDKQDKLIGGIEKKLGNESFVAKAPEAVVEKERGKLKEYQAARTLLVEQRDKIAAL from the coding sequence ATGGACAAGACCTACCAACCCGAGCAGATCGAATCCCGCTGGTACGAGCGCTGGGAGGCCGACGGCCGCTTCGCCCCCTCGGGCAAGGGCGAACCCTATTCGATCATGATCCCGCCGCCCAACGTGACCGGCAGCCTGCACATGGGCCACGCGTTCCAGGACACCATCATGGACACGCTGATCCGCTGGAAGCGCATGCAGGGCAACAACACCCTGTGGCAGGTGGGCACCGACCACGCCGGCATCGCGACGCAAATGCTGGTGGAACGCAAGGTCGCCACCGAGGAAGGCAAGACGCGCCACGACCTGGGCCGCGAGGCGTTCATCGACAAGGTGTGGGAGTGGAAGCACGAGTCCGGCGGCCATATCACCCGCCAGCTGCGTCGCATGGGCGCCAGCGTCGACTGGTCCCGCGAACGCTTCACCATGGACGACGGTTTCTACAAGGCGGTGCAGGAAGTCTTCGTGCGGCTCTATGAAGAGGCCCTGATCTATCGCGGCAAGCGCCTGGTCAACTGGGACCCGACCCTGCACACCGCCATCTCCGATCTCGAAGTGGAGAACCGCGACCAGCAGGGCCAGTTCTGGCACTTCCGCTACCCGCTGGCCGACGGCGTCAAGACCGATGCCGGCCTCGACTATCTGGTCGTCGCCACCACCCGCCCCGAAACCCTGCTCGGCGACACCGGCGTGGCGGTCAACCCCGATGATGCACGCTACGCCTCGCTGATCGGCAAGTTCGTCGAACTGCCGCTGGTCGGCCGGCGCATCCCCATCGTCGCCGATGAACACGCCGACATGGAGAAGGGCTCCGGCTGCGTGAAGATCACCCCGGCCCACGATTTCAACGATTACGAAGTCGGCCGCCGCCAGGGCCTGCCGCTGATCAACGTCTTCACCCAGGACGCGGCGATCCTGCCGAAGGCCGAGGCCTTCGACATCCAAGGCCGTCCGTTGCCGGAGATCGACCCCAGCCTGCCCGAAGCGTACGCCGGGCTCGACCGCTTCGAGGCGCGCAAGCAGATCGTCGCCGACATGGAGGCCGCCGGCCTGCTCGAACAGATCGAGACGGTCAACAACACCCTGCCCTATGGCGACCGCAGCGGCGACGTCATCGAGCCGCTGCTCACGGACCAGTGGTTCGTCGCCGTGGAGAGCCTGGCCAAGCCCGCCATCGAGGCAGTGGAGAACGGCGACATCCAGTTCGTGCCCAAGAACTACGAGAACATGTACTTCTCGTGGATGCGCGACCTGCAGGACTGGTGCATCTCGCGCCAGCTGTGGTGGGGCCATCGCATACCCGCGTGGTACGACAGTGAGGGCAACGTCTATGTCGCCCGCAGCGAGGCCGAGGCGCGTGAGAAGCACGGCCTCGCTGCCGACGTGCCCCTGACTCAAGACGAGGACGTGCTCGACACCTGGTTCAGTTCGGGCCTGTGGACCTTCGGCACCCTGGGCTGGCCGGAAAAGACCCCGGAGCTGGCGACCTTCCACCCCTCCAGCGTGCTGGTCACCGGCTTCGACATCATCTTCTTCTGGGTCGCGCGGATGATCATGCTGACCCTGAAGTTCATGGACGAGGTGCCGTTCAAGACCGTCTACGTCCACGGCCTGGTGCGCGACGGCCAGGGCCAGAAGATGTCCAAGTCCAAGGGTAACGTGCTCGACCCCATCGACCTGATCGATGGCATTCAGCTCGACACGCTGCTGGAGAAACGCACCGGCAACATGATGCAGCCGCAGAAGGCCAAGGCGATCGCCAAGGCCACCCGCGACGAGTTCCCCGAGGGCATCGAGCCCCACGGCACCGACGCGCTGCGCTTCACCTTCCTCTCCCAGGCCACTACCGGACGCGACATCAAGTTCGACATGGGCCGCCTCGACGGCTACCGCAACTTCTGCAACAAGCTGTGGAACGCCTCGCGCTACGTGCTGATGAACGCCGAGGGCGAGGACTGCGGAGCCTCTCTCGAAGGTCAGGGCGGCGACGTCGAGCTGTCGCTGGCCGACCGCTGGATCGTCTCGCGCCTGCAGCAGACCGAGGCCCAGGTCACCAAGGCCATGGAGGAGTACCGCTTCGACCACGCCTCCCAAGCGCTTTACGAGTTCGTCTGGAACGAATACTGCGACTGGTACCTGGAGCTCTCCAAGCCGGTGCTGTGGGACGACAACGCCTCGCCTGCTGCCAAGCGCGGCACCCGCCGCACCCTGGTGCGCGTGCTGGAAGCCATCCTGCGCCTGGCCCACCCGATGATGCCGTTCATCTCCGAGGAGATCTGGCAGCGCGTGGCGCCGCTGGCGGGCAAGGCTGCGGCAGAAGGCTCCGCATCGATCATGAACCAGCCCTGGCCGCAGCCGGAGCACGACAAGATCGACGAGCAGGCGACCCGCGACATCGAGTGGCTCAAGGGCGTGATCGTCGCGGTGCGCAACATTCGCGCCGAGATGAACATCGCTCCGGGCAAGCCGCTGGAGGTGCTGCTGACCAAGGGCAGCGACACCGACCGTGAGCGTCTCGAGGCCAACCGCCCGTTCCTGGCCAAGCTGGCCAAGTTGGAGAGCGCCACCTGGCTCGACGACCCGAGCGAGGCGCCGCTCTCGGCCACTCAATTGGTCGGCGACATGGAGGTGCTGGTACCCATGGCCGACCTGATCGACAAGGAGGCGGAACTCGCCCGCCTGGCCAAGGAGATCGACAAGCAGGACAAGCTGATCGGCGGCATCGAGAAGAAGCTCGGTAACGAGAGCTTCGTCGCCAAGGCGCCGGAGGCGGTGGTCGAGAAGGAGCGCGGCAAGCTCAAGGAGTACCAGGCGGCCCGCACCCTGCTGGTCGAACAGCGCGACAAGATCGCTGCGCTCTGA
- a CDS encoding leucyl aminopeptidase: MEFPVQTANPAKAESACLVVPVFKDGDLLPAAAKLDDASERLIGQLIERGDFDAKLGNVQLVPFAPGLSADRLMLVGLGTREKCQERAFIKALDAAFTAVAGLPAEDVAVAFTDVPVPERSVAWKARMTAEAAQRAVYLFDEFKSEKAPRPRLENVTLLLSDGDTADEAREGARIGNAIGQGVAYTRTLGNLPGNICTPSYLAEQAEQLGRESGGALEVEILDEAALEELGAHSLLSVGRGSEQPSRLIVMKYQGAVSADEAPHVLVGKGITFDTGGISLKPGEAMDEMKFDMCGAASVFGTAKAVLGIRPKLNLVFIAAAAENMPDGRATKPGDIIKTLKGLTVEVLNTDAEGRLVLCDALTYAERFEPASVVDIATLTGAAIIALGHHATGLLSNDDDLALDLLDAGEAAWDRAWHLPLWDEYREQLDSNFADMANIGGRPAGTITAACFLSRFAEKFPWAHLDIAGTAWTSGKQKGASGRPVGLLTQYLLDREEETRQVENDD; the protein is encoded by the coding sequence ATGGAATTCCCAGTTCAGACGGCCAATCCCGCCAAGGCCGAATCGGCCTGCCTCGTGGTCCCGGTTTTCAAGGACGGCGACCTGCTGCCCGCCGCCGCCAAGCTCGACGACGCCAGCGAGCGGCTGATCGGCCAGCTGATCGAGCGCGGCGACTTCGACGCCAAACTGGGTAATGTACAACTCGTCCCCTTCGCCCCCGGCCTGAGTGCCGATCGCCTGATGCTGGTGGGGCTGGGCACGCGCGAGAAGTGTCAGGAGCGCGCCTTCATCAAGGCCCTGGATGCCGCTTTCACCGCCGTCGCCGGGCTGCCGGCCGAGGACGTCGCCGTAGCCTTCACCGACGTGCCGGTACCCGAGCGCAGCGTCGCCTGGAAGGCCCGCATGACCGCGGAGGCAGCACAGCGAGCCGTCTATCTTTTCGACGAATTCAAGTCGGAGAAGGCCCCGCGTCCGCGGCTTGAGAACGTCACCCTGCTGCTCAGCGACGGCGATACTGCCGACGAGGCCCGTGAGGGTGCGCGCATCGGTAACGCCATCGGCCAGGGCGTTGCCTATACCCGCACCCTGGGCAACCTGCCGGGCAACATTTGCACGCCGAGCTATCTGGCCGAGCAGGCCGAACAGCTGGGCCGCGAGTCGGGCGGCGCGCTCGAGGTCGAGATCCTCGACGAAGCGGCGCTGGAAGAGCTCGGCGCCCACAGCCTGCTCTCGGTTGGCCGTGGCAGCGAGCAGCCTTCGCGGCTGATCGTCATGAAGTATCAAGGCGCAGTGAGTGCCGACGAGGCGCCCCACGTACTGGTAGGCAAGGGCATCACCTTCGATACCGGCGGCATCTCGCTCAAGCCCGGCGAGGCGATGGACGAGATGAAGTTCGACATGTGCGGCGCCGCCAGCGTGTTCGGCACCGCCAAGGCGGTACTCGGCATCCGCCCCAAGCTGAACCTGGTGTTCATTGCCGCCGCCGCCGAGAACATGCCCGACGGCCGCGCCACCAAGCCCGGCGACATCATCAAGACGCTCAAGGGGCTCACTGTGGAGGTGCTCAACACCGACGCCGAAGGGCGCCTGGTACTGTGCGACGCGCTGACCTATGCCGAGCGCTTCGAGCCCGCCAGCGTGGTCGACATCGCCACCCTCACAGGGGCGGCGATCATCGCCCTGGGCCATCATGCCACCGGCCTGCTCTCCAATGACGACGACCTGGCGCTGGACCTGCTCGACGCCGGCGAAGCCGCCTGGGACCGCGCCTGGCACCTGCCGCTGTGGGACGAGTACAGGGAACAGCTCGACTCCAATTTCGCCGACATGGCCAATATCGGCGGTCGCCCGGCCGGCACCATCACCGCCGCGTGCTTCCTCTCGCGCTTCGCCGAAAAGTTCCCCTGGGCGCACCTGGACATCGCCGGTACCGCCTGGACCTCGGGCAAGCAGAAAGGCGCCAGCGGCCGTCCGGTGGGCCTGCTGACCCAGTACCTGCTTGACCGCGAGGAAGAGACGCGCCAGGTCGAGAACGACGACTGA
- a CDS encoding metal-dependent hydrolase, whose protein sequence is MDTLTQAALGAAVGGTVLGRRLGRKAVLIGAALGTLPDLDVFLDYGDAVANVTEHRGFSHSLLVLTGLGTLLALLVRRFAPARGITLGRWWAFFLLCLVTHPLLDALTTYGTQLWWPLGGRPSAWPVVFIIDPLYTLPLLVGVGFALVTGNGSRGPVWGLALSCTYLVFAMAAKGVVEQRLAPVLADNGLEDAPRLVQPAPFNTLLWRATVIDGDRHHEILVGLLDGDTRPLLETYQRGAEYEPLALSLEKGRRLDWFAGPYLRYESRELNGRDTLVATDLRLGFPGFFAFSYALAIREGETWQPLEVTELVADGSRADLGTLGRLGARILNPETPLCTSDFAAKSWVEAVPPVC, encoded by the coding sequence ATGGATACCCTGACGCAGGCAGCGCTGGGCGCAGCGGTGGGCGGCACGGTGCTGGGCCGTCGCCTGGGGCGCAAGGCGGTGTTGATCGGCGCGGCGCTGGGCACCCTGCCCGATCTCGACGTATTTCTCGACTATGGCGATGCCGTGGCCAACGTCACCGAACATCGCGGCTTCAGTCACTCGCTGTTAGTGCTGACCGGGCTGGGGACGCTGCTGGCCTTGCTCGTCAGACGATTCGCCCCGGCCCGCGGCATCACCCTCGGCCGCTGGTGGGCCTTCTTCCTGCTGTGCCTCGTCACCCATCCACTGCTCGACGCGCTGACTACCTACGGTACACAGCTCTGGTGGCCACTCGGCGGGCGACCCAGCGCCTGGCCGGTGGTGTTCATCATCGACCCGCTCTACACGCTGCCGCTGCTGGTGGGCGTCGGTTTCGCACTGGTTACCGGCAACGGCTCCCGTGGCCCCGTCTGGGGCCTGGCACTCTCCTGTACCTACCTGGTCTTCGCCATGGCCGCGAAGGGCGTGGTAGAGCAGCGGCTGGCTCCGGTGCTGGCCGACAATGGGCTCGAGGACGCGCCGCGACTGGTTCAGCCCGCCCCGTTCAATACACTGCTGTGGCGGGCGACTGTGATCGATGGCGACCGTCACCATGAAATCCTGGTGGGCCTGCTGGATGGCGATACTCGGCCACTGCTGGAAACCTACCAGCGCGGTGCCGAGTACGAGCCACTGGCCTTGTCGCTCGAAAAAGGCCGGCGCCTGGATTGGTTCGCCGGGCCGTATCTGCGCTATGAGAGCCGCGAACTGAACGGCCGGGACACCCTGGTTGCCACCGATCTGCGGCTGGGCTTCCCGGGTTTCTTCGCCTTCAGCTATGCATTGGCAATTCGCGAGGGTGAGACGTGGCAGCCGCTGGAAGTCACCGAGTTGGTAGCTGACGGCTCCCGCGCCGATCTGGGGACCCTGGGTCGGCTGGGAGCCAGAATCCTCAATCCCGAGACGCCGCTATGCACCAGTGACTTCGCTGCCAAGAGCTGGGTCGAAGCGGTGCCTCCCGTCTGCTGA
- a CDS encoding branched-chain amino acid aminotransferase: protein MPNATFETLPNATPVAANIRDDILASPGFGQYFSDHMAHVRWTSESGWHGHEVRPYGPLTLDPAAAVLHYGQEIFEGIKAYRHADGSVWSFRPEKNAERFRRSARRLALPELSDEDFIGSLKALLAQDHTWVPTPSSEADESSLYLRPFMIASEKFLGVRPAKEVDYYVIASPAGAYFKGGIAPVSIWLSSHYKRAAPGGTGFAKCGGNYAASLAAQKEAEKHGCGQVAFLDAAENKWIEELGGMNLFFVYKDGRLVTPRLTDTILEGVTRDSVLTLGRDEGFTPEERAISIDEWREGVASGEITEVFACGTAAVITPVGQLISEDDTIRMPDEGNEVAKRLRAKLLDLQYGRAEDTHGWLTRLV from the coding sequence GTGCCCAACGCTACCTTCGAGACGCTGCCCAACGCTACACCTGTGGCAGCCAACATTCGCGACGACATCCTCGCCAGCCCCGGCTTCGGCCAGTACTTCAGCGATCATATGGCCCACGTGCGCTGGACGTCCGAGTCCGGCTGGCACGGCCACGAGGTGCGCCCCTACGGGCCGCTGACCTTAGACCCGGCAGCCGCCGTACTGCACTACGGCCAGGAAATCTTCGAGGGCATCAAGGCCTATCGCCATGCCGACGGCTCGGTGTGGTCGTTCCGCCCGGAGAAGAACGCCGAGCGCTTCCGCCGCAGCGCACGTCGCCTGGCGCTGCCCGAACTCAGCGACGAAGACTTCATCGGCTCGCTCAAGGCCCTGCTCGCCCAGGACCACACCTGGGTGCCGACGCCCAGCAGCGAGGCCGACGAATCGAGCCTCTACCTGCGCCCGTTCATGATCGCCAGCGAGAAATTCCTCGGCGTGCGCCCGGCCAAGGAAGTCGACTACTACGTCATCGCGTCTCCCGCCGGCGCCTACTTCAAGGGCGGCATCGCCCCGGTATCGATCTGGCTCTCCTCTCACTACAAGCGCGCCGCCCCCGGCGGCACCGGCTTCGCCAAGTGCGGCGGCAACTACGCCGCATCGTTGGCCGCCCAGAAGGAAGCCGAGAAGCACGGCTGCGGCCAGGTCGCCTTCCTCGACGCCGCCGAGAACAAGTGGATCGAGGAACTGGGCGGCATGAACCTGTTCTTCGTCTACAAGGACGGTCGCCTGGTCACTCCGCGCCTGACCGACACCATCCTCGAGGGAGTGACCCGCGACTCGGTACTGACCCTCGGCCGCGACGAAGGCTTCACCCCGGAAGAGCGCGCCATCAGCATCGACGAATGGCGTGAAGGCGTGGCCTCCGGCGAGATCACCGAAGTCTTCGCCTGCGGTACCGCCGCGGTGATCACCCCGGTGGGCCAGTTGATCAGCGAGGACGACACCATCCGCATGCCCGACGAAGGCAACGAGGTGGCCAAGCGCCTGCGCGCCAAGCTGCTCGACCTGCAGTACGGTCGCGCCGAGGATACGCATGGTTGGTTGACCCGCCTGGTGTGA
- a CDS encoding DUF411 domain-containing protein, with product MKILPAIRKARKKTLLSTLGGGLLATYAIVASITASQAAPLVEMYQDPNCGCCSAWAEHLEEEGFEVRQHQTSDMRAVKIEHGITPELASCHTALVEGYVIEGHVPAADIKRLLEEKPDVAGLTVPGMPHGSPGMETGRYDDYSVLTWRHEDRTPNIFNEYTHD from the coding sequence ATGAAGATCCTACCCGCAATACGCAAGGCCCGAAAGAAGACGCTGCTCTCCACCCTGGGGGGAGGGTTGCTGGCCACTTATGCCATCGTGGCCTCTATCACTGCTTCGCAGGCCGCGCCCCTGGTCGAAATGTACCAGGACCCCAATTGCGGCTGCTGCTCGGCCTGGGCCGAACATCTCGAGGAAGAGGGCTTCGAGGTGCGCCAGCACCAGACCAGCGACATGCGCGCGGTAAAGATCGAGCACGGCATTACGCCGGAACTCGCTTCCTGCCACACGGCGCTGGTCGAAGGCTACGTGATCGAGGGTCACGTGCCCGCCGCCGATATCAAGCGGCTGCTCGAGGAAAAGCCCGATGTGGCGGGACTGACCGTGCCTGGAATGCCTCACGGCTCGCCGGGCATGGAGACAGGCCGCTACGATGATTACTCGGTGCTGACCTGGCGCCATGAGGACAGGACGCCGAACATTTTCAACGAATATACTCACGACTGA
- a CDS encoding SDR family oxidoreductase yields the protein MAVHLDGAFLVTGAALRQMYRQENGGSLIYMGSVHSKLASPLKAPYVAAKHGLLGLCRTVAKEGAAHRVRANVICPGFVRTPLVDRQIPEQAEALGMTEEAVVRDVMLKDTVDGEFTTLEDSAEVALHLAAFPTAALTGQSVVVSHGWYMQ from the coding sequence ATGGCGGTACACCTGGACGGCGCCTTCCTGGTCACCGGTGCCGCCCTGCGTCAGATGTATCGCCAGGAGAACGGCGGCAGTCTGATTTACATGGGCTCGGTGCACAGCAAACTTGCCTCGCCGCTCAAGGCTCCCTATGTGGCGGCCAAGCACGGCCTGCTGGGCCTGTGCCGCACCGTTGCCAAGGAGGGCGCGGCGCACCGGGTGCGCGCCAACGTGATCTGCCCCGGGTTCGTGCGCACGCCGCTGGTGGATCGGCAGATCCCCGAGCAGGCCGAGGCGCTGGGAATGACCGAGGAAGCCGTGGTGCGCGACGTGATGCTCAAGGACACCGTCGACGGCGAGTTCACCACGCTGGAGGACAGCGCCGAAGTGGCGCTGCACCTGGCCGCTTTCCCCACGGCGGCCCTGACCGGCCAGTCGGTGGTGGTCAGTCACGGTTGGTACATGCAGTAG
- a CDS encoding DNA-3-methyladenine glycosylase I, which produces MAHYCDIAPGHPWHGPYHEDEYGFPVEDDTALFERLVLEINQAGLSWLTVLKKRDAFRHAFAGFAIDRVAAFGDAERASLLDDAGIIRNRLKVEATIHNAGVIQALRDQHGSFAGWLDYHHPLPLADWVKLFRRTFRFTGPEIVGEFLMSTGYLPGAHRDDCPVHQRILACRPAWRSA; this is translated from the coding sequence ATGGCGCACTATTGCGATATTGCCCCAGGCCATCCTTGGCATGGACCCTACCACGAGGATGAGTACGGCTTCCCGGTTGAAGACGACACGGCGCTGTTCGAGCGCCTCGTGCTGGAGATCAACCAGGCCGGCCTCTCGTGGCTGACCGTGCTGAAGAAGCGAGACGCGTTTCGCCACGCCTTCGCCGGTTTCGCTATCGACCGGGTCGCGGCTTTCGGCGATGCGGAGCGCGCCAGCCTGCTGGACGACGCCGGCATCATCCGCAACCGGCTCAAGGTCGAGGCGACGATTCACAACGCCGGCGTGATCCAGGCGCTGCGCGATCAGCACGGCAGCTTCGCCGGCTGGCTCGACTACCACCATCCGTTGCCGTTGGCCGACTGGGTCAAGCTGTTCCGCCGGACCTTTCGCTTCACCGGCCCCGAAATCGTAGGCGAGTTCCTGATGAGCACCGGCTACCTGCCAGGTGCCCACCGCGACGACTGTCCGGTCCATCAGCGCATTCTCGCCTGTCGCCCCGCTTGGCGCTCGGCCTGA
- a CDS encoding META domain-containing protein — protein sequence MKMTLVARLGLMLATAALLAACGSQPSGPIRDDGPRVSSDHPVVGQRWNLLLVGTDERLSMPETPHFVVSPDGRVTGSDGCNELNGRVSLDTGNRINFDELAATRRGCPKLDDARRISGMMENAYRFLIDHDRLVFFGPDQRVLGGWRRAN from the coding sequence ATGAAGATGACGCTTGTGGCCCGCCTGGGCCTGATGTTGGCGACCGCGGCCCTGCTGGCGGCTTGCGGGAGCCAGCCCTCCGGGCCGATACGCGATGACGGCCCTCGTGTCTCCAGTGACCATCCCGTGGTGGGGCAGCGCTGGAACCTGCTGTTGGTGGGTACCGACGAACGGCTTTCCATGCCCGAGACGCCACATTTCGTGGTTTCACCCGATGGCCGCGTGACGGGCAGCGATGGCTGCAACGAACTCAATGGTCGGGTGAGCCTCGATACCGGAAACCGCATAAACTTCGATGAACTGGCCGCCACTCGCCGGGGCTGTCCGAAGCTCGACGATGCCCGGCGCATCAGCGGGATGATGGAGAACGCCTACCGTTTCCTCATCGACCACGACCGGCTGGTGTTCTTCGGACCGGATCAGCGCGTGTTGGGCGGTTGGCGCAGAGCGAACTAG
- the lptF gene encoding LPS export ABC transporter permease LptF, producing the protein MIIFRYLTREILLTMAAVAGVLLLVIMGSRFIRYFTEAAEGDIPATILGSLMLFHLPGFLELILPLAFFLGILLAYGQLYLNSEITVLVACGISPARLFQVSLVPATLVAVVVGLCSLWLTPAGALHNAVMLEEQSSQIDFTALAPGRFQDFGGGRTAYTESFSDDGSRMQEVFISERQRRRDGSPETAVTRAGSGYQTVDHETGSRFLVLADGERYSVEPGRFEAERLKFETYAVRLSLAAEQRELESAEYATTAELFGDDSERAHAQLQWRLSLPLMVFILTLMAMPLSRVNPRQGRFAKLLPAIFLHICYLSLLLAALDAIGRGSLSPMIGMWPIHLVFLALGLGLLMHNQRRGMR; encoded by the coding sequence ATGATCATTTTTCGATACCTTACCCGCGAGATCCTGCTCACCATGGCCGCCGTTGCCGGCGTGCTGCTGCTGGTCATCATGGGCAGTCGCTTCATCCGCTATTTCACCGAGGCCGCGGAGGGCGACATTCCCGCCACCATCCTCGGCAGTTTGATGCTCTTTCACCTGCCCGGCTTTCTCGAGCTGATCCTGCCGCTGGCCTTCTTTCTCGGCATTCTGCTGGCATACGGTCAGCTCTATCTCAACAGTGAGATCACCGTGCTGGTGGCCTGCGGTATCAGCCCCGCCCGGCTGTTTCAGGTCAGCCTGGTGCCGGCGACCCTGGTGGCGGTAGTGGTGGGGCTGTGCAGTCTGTGGCTGACCCCGGCCGGCGCACTGCACAATGCCGTAATGCTCGAGGAGCAGAGCAGCCAGATTGACTTCACCGCCCTGGCTCCGGGACGCTTCCAGGACTTCGGCGGCGGTCGCACCGCCTATACCGAATCTTTCAGCGACGATGGCAGCCGCATGCAGGAAGTCTTCATCAGCGAGCGCCAGCGCCGCCGCGACGGCTCGCCCGAGACTGCCGTGACGCGTGCCGGTAGCGGCTATCAGACCGTCGATCACGAGACCGGCAGCCGCTTTCTGGTTCTGGCCGATGGCGAGCGCTACAGCGTCGAGCCGGGGCGCTTCGAAGCCGAGCGGCTAAAATTCGAGACCTATGCCGTGCGTCTTTCTCTCGCCGCTGAGCAGCGAGAGCTGGAGTCGGCCGAGTACGCTACCACTGCCGAGCTGTTCGGCGACGACTCCGAGCGAGCCCACGCCCAGTTGCAGTGGCGACTCTCGCTACCGCTGATGGTCTTTATCCTGACCTTGATGGCGATGCCGCTCTCGCGGGTCAATCCGCGCCAGGGCCGTTTCGCCAAGCTGTTGCCGGCGATCTTTCTGCACATTTGCTACCTCAGCCTGCTGTTGGCAGCGCTGGATGCCATCGGTCGCGGATCGCTGTCGCCGATGATCGGCATGTGGCCGATCCATCTCGTGTTCCTGGCGCTTGGCCTTGGGCTGCTGATGCATAACCAGCGCAGGGGGATGCGTTGA